One window from the genome of Kaistella carnis encodes:
- a CDS encoding B12-binding domain-containing radical SAM protein, whose amino-acid sequence MKDLLLITPPFTQLNTPYPATAYIKGFLNTKNISSYQIDLGIEVILELFSKSGIEKVFATNTTEITSENSKRIFALREEYIKTIDQVILFLQNHNPTLARQICSMNFLPEASRFNQLDDMEFAFGNMGLQDKAKHLATLYLEDISDYIVENIDADFGFSRYAERIGQSANSFDELYSKLNAPQTFTDEFTLKLLKEELDAVQPKLVCFSVPFPGNLYSAFRCAQFIKANYPGLKIVMGGGFPNTELRELKDARVFEFFDYITLDDGELPIELVYENVISGKEISEGEFKRTFILENEEVNYKNNTTKLDYKQAFIGTPDYTDLLLDQYISVIEIANPMHSLWSDGRWNKLTMAHGCYWGKCTFCDISLDYVKLYEPISAKILVDRMEELIAQTGESGFHFVDEAAPPALMREVALEILRRNLVVTWWTNIRFEKSFSRDLCFLLKTSGLVAVSGGLEVASDRLLKLIDKGVSVDQVAKVTRNFTEASVMVHSYLMYGFPTQTVQETVDSLEMVRQLFEMGIVQSGFWHQFAMTAHSPIGNNPEEFGVKPLKKEILFAHNDIDFTDETGIDHSKFSFGLKKSLFNFMHGINFDLPLKDWFDFKIPKTTIHPDYIHDCLLEEENFVFKGNSKLVFLDKNANVENFFKKTRAGAFEYSRLTFHLKTNIVKIELERDQADWLMKIFAENSTDNPKKITLQQLKTHFEEQFEDFELFWFSKPIQQLKENGVILSL is encoded by the coding sequence TTGAAAGATCTGCTTCTCATCACTCCGCCTTTTACCCAACTCAACACCCCTTATCCGGCTACGGCTTACATTAAAGGTTTTTTGAATACTAAAAATATTTCAAGTTATCAGATTGATTTGGGCATTGAAGTGATCTTGGAATTATTCTCAAAAAGTGGGATCGAAAAAGTCTTTGCAACAAATACTACTGAAATTACTTCTGAAAACTCAAAGCGAATTTTTGCTTTAAGAGAAGAATATATCAAGACCATCGATCAGGTTATTCTTTTTCTACAAAATCATAATCCGACCTTGGCCAGGCAAATCTGCAGCATGAATTTTTTGCCGGAAGCTTCCCGTTTCAATCAGCTTGATGATATGGAATTCGCTTTCGGAAATATGGGTTTACAGGACAAAGCGAAACATCTCGCAACCTTATATTTAGAAGACATTTCAGATTATATCGTTGAAAATATCGATGCTGATTTTGGGTTTAGCAGATATGCAGAACGCATTGGTCAAAGTGCCAATTCCTTTGATGAATTGTATTCAAAATTAAATGCTCCTCAAACTTTTACGGACGAGTTTACTTTAAAATTGTTAAAGGAAGAATTAGATGCAGTGCAGCCCAAATTGGTTTGCTTTTCTGTGCCTTTTCCTGGCAATTTATATTCTGCTTTTCGATGTGCGCAATTTATTAAAGCTAATTATCCCGGACTTAAAATCGTGATGGGCGGCGGTTTTCCAAACACGGAATTAAGAGAATTAAAAGATGCGCGCGTCTTCGAATTTTTTGATTACATCACTTTAGATGACGGCGAATTGCCGATCGAATTGGTTTATGAAAATGTCATTTCAGGAAAAGAGATTTCAGAAGGAGAATTTAAAAGAACTTTTATATTAGAAAATGAGGAAGTCAATTATAAAAACAATACTACGAAATTAGATTATAAACAGGCTTTTATAGGAACGCCGGATTATACCGATTTACTTTTAGACCAATATATTTCCGTTATAGAAATTGCCAATCCGATGCACAGTTTATGGAGCGATGGACGTTGGAATAAGCTTACCATGGCGCACGGTTGTTATTGGGGGAAATGCACGTTCTGTGATATTTCTTTAGATTACGTTAAACTTTACGAACCTATTTCTGCTAAAATTTTAGTGGATCGAATGGAAGAATTGATCGCACAAACCGGAGAATCAGGTTTTCATTTTGTGGATGAAGCAGCGCCTCCAGCTTTGATGAGAGAAGTCGCCTTGGAAATTTTGCGTCGAAATCTTGTCGTTACTTGGTGGACGAATATTCGATTTGAAAAAAGCTTCAGCAGAGATTTATGTTTTTTATTAAAAACTTCAGGTTTGGTAGCAGTTTCAGGCGGATTAGAAGTTGCTAGTGATCGTTTATTGAAATTAATTGACAAAGGAGTTTCTGTAGATCAGGTTGCAAAAGTTACCCGAAATTTCACCGAAGCTAGCGTGATGGTTCACTCCTATTTAATGTATGGATTCCCGACACAAACGGTTCAAGAAACAGTGGATTCTTTAGAAATGGTGCGACAATTATTTGAAATGGGAATTGTACAAAGTGGTTTCTGGCATCAGTTTGCCATGACCGCACACTCGCCTATCGGAAATAATCCTGAAGAGTTCGGTGTAAAACCGCTTAAAAAAGAAATCCTTTTTGCACATAACGATATCGACTTTACCGACGAAACCGGAATTGATCACAGTAAATTTAGTTTTGGTTTAAAAAAATCCTTATTCAATTTCATGCACGGAATTAATTTCGATCTACCCCTAAAAGACTGGTTCGATTTTAAAATTCCGAAAACAACCATTCATCCGGATTATATTCACGACTGTCTTTTAGAAGAAGAAAATTTTGTTTTTAAAGGAAACTCAAAGCTAGTTTTTCTGGATAAAAATGCGAATGTAGAAAACTTCTTTAAAAAAACCAGAGCTGGCGCTTTTGAATATAGCCGATTGACGTTTCATCTTAAAACCAATATCGTAAAAATAGAATTGGAAAGAGATCAAGCAGATTGGCTGATGAAAATCTTTGCTGAAAACTCTACAGACAATCCTAAAAAAATTACCCTTCAACAACTCAAAACTCACTTTGAAGAACAGTTTGAAGATTTTGAATTATTCTGGTTTTCAAAACCGATTCAGCAATTGAAAGAAAACGGTGTTATTTTGAGTTTGTAA
- a CDS encoding PLP-dependent cysteine synthase family protein: MTNVYNNILGLIGNTPLVKLNKVTNDIPATVYAKLESYNPGHSTKDRIAMHIIEAAERKGLLKPGSTVVETTSGNTGFSIAMVCIIKGYRCILAVSDKTKKEKIAYLKALGATVYICPANVPADDPRSYYEVAKRVAAETPNSIYINQYFNELNIDAHYQTTGPEIWEQTEGKITHLFACTGTGGTLSGSAKFLKEKNPNIKIIGVDASGSILKSFHETGEIHKEDIHPYQIEGMGKNLIPGALLFDKIDEFVRVNDEMSAYRTREIALKEAIMGGYTSGAVTQGLLQYANANPFSEDDLVVVIYPDHGSRYITKVYSDEWMAAQGFVNNGVHNYDEVFKTEVIK, encoded by the coding sequence ATGACTAATGTTTACAATAATATTCTGGGTTTGATAGGTAATACTCCTTTAGTTAAACTGAATAAGGTGACTAATGATATTCCGGCCACAGTTTATGCCAAGTTAGAATCTTATAATCCCGGCCATTCTACAAAGGACAGAATTGCAATGCACATCATAGAAGCAGCAGAAAGAAAGGGGCTTTTGAAACCCGGTTCTACTGTAGTAGAAACAACTTCCGGTAACACGGGATTTTCTATAGCGATGGTTTGCATCATCAAAGGCTACCGTTGTATTCTTGCCGTTAGCGATAAAACGAAGAAGGAAAAGATTGCTTATCTTAAGGCTTTGGGAGCTACGGTTTACATTTGTCCCGCCAATGTCCCGGCAGATGATCCAAGATCCTACTACGAAGTTGCGAAGAGAGTCGCTGCAGAGACGCCAAATTCCATCTACATCAATCAGTATTTTAATGAATTGAATATTGATGCACATTATCAAACCACCGGCCCGGAGATCTGGGAACAAACGGAAGGCAAGATCACGCATCTTTTTGCATGTACAGGAACTGGTGGTACTTTATCAGGATCAGCAAAATTTTTGAAAGAGAAAAATCCCAATATTAAAATTATCGGCGTTGATGCGTCAGGATCTATTCTGAAAAGCTTTCATGAAACCGGTGAAATTCATAAAGAAGATATTCATCCTTATCAAATAGAAGGAATGGGTAAAAACCTTATTCCGGGTGCTTTACTTTTCGACAAAATTGACGAATTTGTAAGGGTTAATGATGAAATGTCTGCTTACCGCACAAGAGAAATTGCTTTAAAAGAAGCCATTATGGGTGGTTATACTTCCGGAGCGGTGACACAAGGACTTTTACAGTACGCAAATGCAAATCCTTTTTCTGAAGATGATTTGGTGGTTGTGATTTATCCGGATCACGGTTCAAGATACATTACTAAAGTGTATAGTGATGAATGGATGGCAGCCCAGGGATTCGTGAATAATGGGGTTCACAACTACGATGAAGTTTTCAAAACAGAAGTCATAAAATAA
- a CDS encoding glycosyltransferase family 117 protein, producing MKNWSFKQWNTILGWGVFVIAFFTYLSTIEPNFSFWDCGEYISSAVKLEVTHAPGAALFQLVGAVAAVFAFGNGENYSVVINAMSALFSAFTILFLFWTITHLVRRLLHKDFSEVTKHQEISILFAGVIGALCFTFSDTFWFSAVEGEVYSMASMFIALLLWLITKWENEFHAPDNERWIILIFFVAGLSVGVHMMCMLVIPAICFIYYTRNYEFSWKSFLWANVITLVILAIVFKGIFPLIMTLFGRLEIFAVNGLGLPFHSGTIVAFIILIALCYYALKYARKSAKNIYQTAVLSVVYMMIGFSCWMVIPIRANANPPMNLNNPDNAIGMLDYYNREQYGDWPTSYGQNYTAYLDANGIQKNEDGSFKTKKTGDVYEKDENAGTYRKVGERFNYVFNKDHVSILPRMFNEDKGVMENYISMYGAPDFTFNYANADVADNPEAIKIFDDLRKKYEEGTIKAADYLQVKGYNLINVQRPSLAQNLDYFFTFQNGYYFVRYLMWNFVGRQNDLEGNMENNRGNWISGISFIDNALYGDQSKMPAKFKNESTVAFFFLPLLLGLIGFFFQLNRDFGRFYAILSLFIITSVGIVFYTGVKPFEVRERDYAMVGSFYAFAIWIGLGAGALLWYLQEKVKSNSLNIVAGVILLGISLMMGFQNYNTHDRSGRYAAYDYAYSTLKSLPKDDILFVYGDNDTYPIWGMQETSGLRDDVKVVNFTLLSTPWNIDQVKRRTYNSQPVPSVFKHEDYRDGTNDQIFLMSTKDWENIFANLKDQGAPDTSFAEFRKYLTQDSMTMKEAVNFIKMKSDNKDEILKMIFGEAKYEKFNFLPVSKFVLPVNKENALKAGTIEAKDLANTVDQITIDYKSTSMFKNNLLLLDILANFDWKRPINFSSGGVYDPENLFYLSDYLQFDGFSYRLVPIETKEREDGEMGRVDANSLYNIVKNYKWGNFKDLKVHFDETCTQNIVSYRSSASRAAEALSLSGQKQKAVEILDLASREIPVQKYNDPRSLSSMVYGYIVAGQEQKGLKLAEELKKGIFTEYEYYLSLTPKEQRFAGRQMRAKPMEYSLVVGAVSDAYSKIGQKDKGYDYLVKSVEPIDKKFNAFIKDLKTMGKEKAYNEAENVQQITPFYTYLFDIMNPYDSTYAKEKENQITTAIIKATQ from the coding sequence ATGAAAAATTGGTCTTTTAAACAGTGGAACACCATTTTAGGTTGGGGTGTTTTCGTTATTGCATTTTTTACTTATTTATCAACCATAGAACCGAACTTTAGCTTCTGGGATTGTGGGGAATATATTTCTTCGGCAGTAAAACTGGAAGTAACGCACGCTCCGGGTGCAGCACTATTTCAATTGGTGGGCGCTGTAGCTGCAGTTTTCGCTTTTGGGAACGGAGAAAACTATTCTGTGGTAATCAATGCCATGTCGGCGCTTTTCAGTGCGTTTACGATTCTGTTTCTTTTTTGGACCATCACGCATCTTGTCCGAAGATTGCTTCATAAAGATTTCAGTGAAGTAACTAAACATCAAGAGATTTCCATTCTTTTTGCAGGAGTCATCGGTGCGCTCTGTTTTACTTTCTCCGATACGTTCTGGTTTTCTGCTGTGGAAGGGGAAGTATATTCAATGGCTTCCATGTTCATTGCTCTTTTGCTGTGGTTGATCACCAAGTGGGAAAATGAATTCCATGCACCGGACAACGAAAGATGGATTATCCTTATATTCTTTGTAGCAGGTTTATCAGTGGGAGTACACATGATGTGTATGTTAGTAATCCCAGCTATTTGCTTTATTTATTATACAAGAAATTACGAATTTTCCTGGAAAAGCTTCCTTTGGGCAAACGTAATTACCTTAGTTATTTTGGCTATTGTATTTAAAGGAATATTCCCTTTAATAATGACCCTCTTCGGAAGACTTGAAATTTTTGCAGTAAATGGCTTAGGTCTGCCATTCCATTCGGGAACCATCGTGGCATTTATTATTTTAATTGCACTTTGTTATTACGCTTTGAAGTACGCCCGAAAAAGTGCGAAGAACATTTACCAGACGGCTGTTTTGTCTGTTGTTTATATGATGATCGGATTTTCTTGCTGGATGGTTATTCCGATCCGTGCAAATGCAAATCCTCCTATGAACTTAAATAATCCCGATAATGCGATTGGCATGCTGGATTATTATAATCGTGAACAGTACGGAGACTGGCCAACCTCTTACGGACAAAACTACACCGCATATTTGGATGCGAACGGTATTCAAAAAAATGAAGATGGAAGTTTTAAAACTAAGAAAACCGGCGATGTTTATGAGAAAGATGAGAACGCCGGAACCTACAGAAAAGTAGGAGAGCGTTTTAATTATGTTTTCAATAAAGATCATGTAAGTATTCTGCCGAGAATGTTTAATGAAGATAAAGGGGTGATGGAAAATTACATTTCTATGTATGGAGCTCCGGATTTTACCTTTAATTATGCCAATGCAGATGTTGCAGACAATCCCGAAGCCATCAAAATATTTGATGATTTACGAAAGAAATACGAAGAGGGCACCATCAAGGCCGCCGATTATTTGCAGGTTAAAGGCTACAATTTAATCAATGTTCAAAGACCGTCACTGGCACAGAATTTAGATTATTTTTTCACCTTCCAAAACGGATATTACTTTGTAAGATATTTAATGTGGAACTTCGTCGGAAGACAAAACGATCTGGAAGGAAACATGGAAAACAACCGTGGAAACTGGATCTCCGGAATATCGTTTATTGATAATGCTTTATATGGCGATCAATCGAAGATGCCGGCAAAATTTAAGAATGAAAGTACCGTTGCCTTTTTCTTTTTGCCATTATTATTAGGACTGATCGGATTCTTCTTTCAACTGAACAGAGATTTTGGACGATTCTACGCCATCTTATCCTTATTTATAATTACTAGTGTGGGTATCGTTTTCTACACGGGAGTAAAGCCGTTTGAAGTTCGGGAGCGGGATTACGCAATGGTCGGTTCATTCTATGCCTTCGCTATTTGGATCGGATTGGGTGCCGGAGCATTGCTTTGGTATCTGCAGGAAAAAGTAAAATCGAACTCTTTAAATATTGTAGCCGGAGTTATTCTTTTAGGAATATCTTTAATGATGGGCTTTCAGAATTACAATACCCACGACAGAAGTGGAAGATACGCTGCTTACGATTACGCGTATTCCACCCTGAAATCTTTACCGAAAGATGATATTCTTTTTGTATACGGCGATAATGACACCTATCCAATTTGGGGAATGCAGGAAACCTCGGGTCTGCGCGACGATGTGAAAGTGGTGAATTTCACCCTGCTTTCAACTCCTTGGAACATAGACCAAGTTAAAAGACGTACTTATAATTCACAACCGGTACCTTCCGTTTTTAAACATGAAGATTATCGGGATGGGACGAATGATCAAATCTTTTTGATGAGCACAAAAGACTGGGAAAATATCTTCGCGAACCTGAAAGATCAGGGAGCACCGGATACTTCTTTTGCAGAATTCAGAAAATATCTGACGCAGGATTCTATGACCATGAAAGAAGCGGTCAACTTTATCAAAATGAAATCTGATAATAAAGATGAAATTTTGAAAATGATTTTTGGGGAAGCAAAATATGAGAAATTTAATTTCTTACCTGTTTCAAAATTCGTCTTACCGGTTAATAAAGAGAATGCGTTAAAAGCAGGAACCATAGAAGCAAAAGATTTGGCAAATACCGTAGACCAGATCACCATTGATTATAAAAGCACAAGCATGTTCAAAAACAACTTGCTGCTGTTAGATATCTTAGCAAATTTCGACTGGAAACGACCGATCAATTTCTCTTCCGGAGGCGTTTATGATCCCGAAAATTTATTCTATTTAAGCGATTATTTACAATTCGACGGTTTTAGCTATCGTTTGGTTCCTATTGAAACCAAAGAGCGCGAAGACGGTGAAATGGGTAGAGTAGATGCGAACTCGCTTTATAATATTGTTAAAAATTATAAATGGGGGAATTTCAAAGATCTAAAGGTTCATTTTGATGAAACGTGTACTCAAAATATTGTAAGTTATAGAAGTTCAGCGAGTCGTGCAGCAGAAGCATTATCATTATCAGGGCAGAAACAGAAGGCCGTTGAAATTTTAGATTTAGCTTCCCGCGAAATTCCGGTACAGAAGTATAATGATCCCCGTTCATTAAGCTCCATGGTTTATGGATATATCGTGGCCGGACAGGAACAGAAAGGCTTGAAACTGGCAGAAGAACTGAAGAAAGGCATCTTTACTGAATATGAATATTATTTAAGTCTTACCCCAAAAGAGCAACGTTTTGCAGGAAGACAGATGCGTGCAAAACCTATGGAATATTCCTTGGTCGTAGGTGCAGTAAGTGATGCTTACTCCAAAATTGGACAAAAAGATAAAGGATATGATTATCTGGTAAAATCTGTGGAACCTATTGATAAAAAATTTAATGCTTTTATTAAAGATTTGAAGACCATGGGAAAAGAGAAAGCCTATAATGAAGCGGAAAATGTACAGCAAATTACGCCTTTCTATACCTATTTGTTCGACATCATGAATCCTTATGATTCCACTTATGCAAAAGAAAAAGAAAATCAAATTACGACAGCGATCATCAAAGCGACGCAGTAA
- a CDS encoding aminotransferase class I/II-fold pyridoxal phosphate-dependent enzyme, translating into MTDIFQRLRENPGPLGQFADYAEGYFVFPKLEGPIGPRMKFQGREVIFWSANDYLGLCNHPEVLEADAKAAAEYGMFYPMGARAMSGETEQHQQLERELAEFVNKEAAYLLNFGYQGMVSTIDALVGRHDVIVYDSDSHACIVDGVRLHMGKSFTYRHNDIASLEKNLVRATKVAEEQGGGILVITEGVFGMRGMQGKIKEICDLKSKFDFRLLVDDAHGFGTLGKTGAGAGEEQGCQDQIDVYFSTFAKSMAGFGAFIAADKDIIRILKYNLRSQVFAKSLTMPMVIGGLKRLDLLRSRPEIKEKLWENVRKLQNGLKERGFNLGGSNTCVTPVMMEGSTVEATLLSRDLRENFGIFTSVVIYPVIPKGMILLRLIPTASHTDSEINETLAAFEAIHEKLVSGFYKEQEKKLLEEKQLQFKES; encoded by the coding sequence ATGACAGATATTTTCCAACGTCTTAGAGAAAATCCAGGCCCTTTAGGCCAGTTTGCAGATTATGCAGAGGGGTATTTCGTTTTCCCGAAATTAGAAGGTCCCATTGGACCAAGAATGAAATTTCAAGGAAGAGAAGTTATTTTTTGGAGTGCAAATGATTACTTAGGACTATGTAATCACCCAGAAGTTCTAGAGGCCGATGCAAAAGCTGCAGCGGAATATGGAATGTTCTACCCCATGGGTGCCCGTGCAATGTCTGGTGAAACAGAACAGCATCAGCAATTAGAAAGAGAATTAGCAGAATTCGTAAATAAAGAAGCCGCCTACCTTTTAAACTTCGGTTATCAGGGAATGGTTTCAACTATTGATGCATTGGTTGGCAGACATGATGTCATTGTTTATGATTCAGACTCCCATGCTTGTATCGTTGATGGTGTGCGTCTTCATATGGGTAAAAGCTTTACGTATAGACATAATGATATTGCCAGCTTAGAGAAAAATCTTGTAAGAGCGACGAAAGTGGCAGAAGAACAAGGTGGCGGTATTTTGGTTATTACCGAAGGAGTTTTCGGTATGCGTGGAATGCAGGGTAAAATTAAAGAGATTTGTGATTTAAAATCAAAATTTGACTTCAGATTACTCGTTGATGATGCTCACGGATTTGGTACTTTAGGGAAAACCGGTGCCGGTGCAGGAGAAGAGCAAGGTTGTCAGGATCAGATCGATGTTTACTTTTCTACCTTCGCAAAATCAATGGCAGGTTTCGGAGCGTTTATCGCTGCTGATAAAGATATCATTAGAATCTTGAAATATAATTTACGTTCACAGGTTTTTGCAAAATCTTTAACAATGCCAATGGTGATTGGAGGGTTGAAAAGATTAGATTTGTTGCGTTCACGTCCGGAGATCAAAGAAAAACTTTGGGAAAACGTTCGTAAATTACAAAATGGTCTTAAAGAAAGAGGTTTCAACTTAGGAGGATCAAACACTTGTGTAACTCCTGTGATGATGGAAGGTTCAACGGTAGAAGCTACCCTACTTTCCAGAGATTTAAGAGAGAACTTTGGGATTTTTACTTCAGTAGTAATTTACCCTGTAATTCCAAAAGGAATGATTTTATTGAGATTAATTCCTACTGCTTCACACACCGATTCAGAAATTAATGAAACGCTTGCTGCTTTTGAAGCAATTCACGAAAAATTAGTTTCAGGCTTTTACAAAGAGCAGGAGAAAAAATTGTTAGAGGAAAAACAACTTCAATTTAAAGAGTCATAA
- the rnk gene encoding nucleoside diphosphate kinase regulator, whose translation MSQVIITKQDFNKIHRSITDAKARNSIKKEEAEKLLAELKSAKIVEQDQIDGDVVTMNSIVKIHFQNNKTTMEFQLVYPADANIKEKKISIFSSVASALIGYKVGDEIDWLIPSGMTKIVIDEIIYQPEAAGDFDL comes from the coding sequence ATGAGCCAAGTTATCATTACCAAACAGGATTTTAATAAAATTCACCGTTCAATTACCGATGCTAAAGCTAGGAACAGCATCAAGAAGGAAGAAGCTGAAAAGTTACTTGCTGAACTTAAATCTGCAAAAATTGTAGAACAGGATCAAATTGATGGTGATGTTGTAACGATGAATTCAATTGTGAAAATTCACTTTCAAAATAACAAAACGACCATGGAATTCCAATTGGTTTATCCAGCTGATGCGAATATTAAGGAGAAAAAAATCTCTATATTTTCCTCCGTTGCGTCGGCATTGATTGGTTATAAAGTTGGTGATGAAATTGATTGGTTGATTCCTTCCGGAATGACAAAAATTGTAATTGATGAAATAATTTATCAGCCAGAAGCTGCCGGAGATTTTGATCTGTAA
- a CDS encoding FoF1 ATP synthase subunit delta/epsilon, protein MNIKILTPEFVVFEGEVKSVLLPGKNGEFHIMKDHAAIVTSLNGGKIKVYTDKIKEEYSQHFTKENEKESVFSFVMKSGVVEFSNNKGIILAE, encoded by the coding sequence ATGAATATTAAAATTTTAACTCCGGAGTTTGTCGTTTTTGAAGGTGAAGTAAAATCAGTTTTGCTTCCCGGTAAAAATGGAGAGTTCCATATCATGAAAGATCACGCTGCAATCGTTACTTCCCTGAATGGTGGTAAAATTAAAGTCTATACTGATAAGATCAAGGAGGAATATAGCCAGCATTTCACTAAAGAAAATGAAAAAGAAAGTGTGTTTTCTTTTGTAATGAAAAGTGGAGTTGTTGAATTCAGCAATAACAAAGGAATTATTCTCGCTGAATAA
- a CDS encoding COG4705 family protein, giving the protein MKIVATTLGETLGDFFAQTLDLGYLAGIGITLVFFLITLYFQLSAKRYIPDFFWLVIIGTTTLGTEISDFIDRSLHLGYASGSFVLVFFLLLTLYLWHKKYGNLEVSPIFEKQKEIYFWVAVLFSNSLGTAFGDYLNDGLGFSYLIGALITLSVIVVVVLLHSYTKINHILLFWIAFVFTRPFGATFGDFLTKPLAKGGLDLGTLNASIVSIVIMIALIIIAHKREKLQH; this is encoded by the coding sequence ATGAAAATTGTCGCCACCACACTTGGTGAAACATTAGGCGATTTTTTTGCTCAAACATTAGATCTGGGTTACCTCGCCGGAATCGGAATTACTTTGGTTTTCTTTTTAATCACGCTTTATTTTCAACTTTCAGCCAAAAGATATATTCCAGATTTTTTCTGGTTGGTCATCATTGGAACGACAACTTTAGGGACTGAAATATCTGACTTTATTGATCGAAGTTTGCATTTAGGATATGCTTCAGGAAGTTTTGTTCTTGTTTTTTTTCTGTTATTAACGCTTTATCTCTGGCATAAAAAATATGGAAATCTGGAAGTCTCTCCTATCTTTGAAAAACAGAAAGAAATTTATTTCTGGGTTGCTGTCTTATTTTCAAATAGTTTAGGAACTGCCTTTGGTGATTATCTGAATGATGGCTTAGGTTTCAGTTATCTGATTGGCGCTTTGATCACTTTGTCGGTAATCGTTGTCGTGGTCTTACTTCATTCTTATACCAAAATTAATCACATTCTTTTATTTTGGATCGCCTTTGTTTTCACACGTCCATTTGGTGCGACTTTCGGTGATTTCTTGACGAAACCACTTGCGAAAGGTGGTCTGGATTTAGGAACATTAAATGCTTCAATTGTTTCTATCGTAATTATGATCGCTTTAATTATAATCGCTCATAAAAGAGAAAAACTTCAGCACTAA
- a CDS encoding DUF1697 domain-containing protein: MMKYCAFLRGVNVKGTAMKMAEVCNVFSKAGVENVSSVLATGNILFTSEKEPSELKIILEKYLSDYFNYEAVLFIKSEKELGDIISRNPFRKLDDFHVYTFIGQKDVAEILLEEFESTLKIENEKGEIVDDVFYWQITKGNTLDSDFGKILGRKALKDKMTSRNINTIEKIATKFNNWSE; this comes from the coding sequence ATGATGAAATACTGTGCATTTCTTCGGGGCGTAAATGTGAAAGGAACTGCGATGAAAATGGCTGAAGTTTGTAATGTGTTTTCAAAAGCCGGAGTTGAAAATGTTTCCTCAGTTTTAGCCACGGGTAATATTTTATTCACTTCGGAAAAAGAGCCTTCTGAATTAAAAATTATTTTAGAAAAATACCTTTCCGACTATTTTAATTATGAAGCTGTTCTTTTCATCAAATCTGAAAAAGAACTAGGTGATATTATTTCCCGAAATCCTTTCAGAAAATTAGACGATTTTCATGTTTATACTTTTATTGGACAAAAAGATGTAGCTGAAATACTTTTAGAAGAATTCGAATCAACTTTAAAAATAGAAAATGAAAAAGGCGAAATTGTGGACGATGTTTTCTATTGGCAAATCACCAAAGGAAATACGTTGGATTCAGATTTTGGAAAAATATTAGGAAGGAAGGCATTGAAAGATAAAATGACTTCAAGAAATATAAATACGATCGAAAAAATAGCAACCAAATTTAATAACTGGAGTGAATAA
- the kdsA gene encoding 3-deoxy-8-phosphooctulonate synthase, whose translation MIQYLENIHHKDSKNFFLIAGPCIIEGEEMALNIAEKIVEITNKYNIPYIFKGSFKKANRSRVDSFTTIGEEKSLEILRKVGETFNIPTTTDIHENEHAALAAQYVDVLQIPAFLVRQTDLLIAAAKTGKCVSLKKGQFLSPESMQFAVQKVNDSGNPKTAIIERGNSFGYTDLVVDFRGIPTMRNYAPVILDVTHSLQQPNQSSGVTGGRPELIETIAKAGIAVGADGLFIETHPDPSCALSDGANMLRLDKLEDLLQKLTRVREAIL comes from the coding sequence ATGATTCAATACTTAGAAAATATTCATCACAAAGATTCAAAAAACTTTTTCCTGATTGCCGGACCTTGCATTATCGAAGGCGAAGAAATGGCTTTAAATATTGCAGAAAAAATTGTTGAAATCACGAACAAATATAATATTCCCTATATTTTTAAAGGGAGTTTCAAAAAAGCCAACCGAAGCAGAGTCGATTCTTTTACCACCATTGGCGAAGAAAAATCTTTGGAAATTCTGAGAAAAGTAGGAGAGACTTTTAATATTCCGACCACTACTGATATTCATGAAAATGAACACGCCGCTTTGGCAGCTCAATATGTTGATGTTCTTCAAATCCCGGCATTTTTAGTTCGACAAACCGATCTATTGATTGCCGCTGCAAAGACAGGAAAATGTGTGAGTCTGAAAAAAGGACAGTTCCTTTCTCCGGAATCCATGCAGTTTGCAGTTCAGAAAGTGAACGATTCAGGCAATCCAAAAACCGCAATTATAGAAAGGGGAAATTCTTTTGGATACACCGATTTGGTGGTTGATTTCCGTGGTATTCCAACCATGAGAAATTATGCGCCGGTGATCTTAGATGTTACACATTCCCTGCAACAACCGAATCAAAGTTCGGGCGTAACCGGTGGAAGACCGGAACTCATCGAAACGATTGCCAAAGCCGGAATCGCTGTAGGAGCCGATGGGCTTTTTATAGAAACACACCCCGATCCAAGCTGTGCACTTTCAGATGGTGCCAACATGCTGCGTCTGGATAAACTCGAAGATCTACTGCAGAAATTAACGCGGGTGCGGGAAGCGATTCTGTAA